In Dioscorea cayenensis subsp. rotundata cultivar TDr96_F1 chromosome 9, TDr96_F1_v2_PseudoChromosome.rev07_lg8_w22 25.fasta, whole genome shotgun sequence, a genomic segment contains:
- the LOC120269444 gene encoding NOI-like protein, translating to MAQKAHVPKFGNWESDNVPYTTYFENARKDKGAGGKMINPNDPEQNPDAFVSGIFPQAYKFTRPQQDDDESYDFGHGHFANVSQSKTMHSVKSPQKENCFRDDSAFQGFMKVPSPQNFTHQRGDFDPKTSKAHKSGKPDSTEKYSSDVALLSYQNRRSPAHYSPERSYMLSPPRQTTLKSENYLHNSNPQQHQRGVSVPKFGAWDENDLKSGEGFTIIFSKVKEEKQMTAARLPATPTEPKFIPATQQEHRNSSFLSKICCCFQA from the exons CAAAAGGCTCATGTTCCAAAGTTTGGTAATTGGGAAAGCGATAACGTTCCATACACAACATACTTcgaaaatgcaagaaaagacaAAGGTGCCGGAGGAAAGATGATCAATCCAAATGATCCTGAACAAAATCCAGACGCATTTGTATCCGGCATTTTCCCTCAAGCCTACAAATTCACAAGGCCACAACAAGATGACGATGAGTCCTATGATTTCGGCCATGGTCATTTTGCTAATGTCTCTCAGAGTAAAACCATGCATTCAGTAAAATCGCCGCAGAAAGAAAATTGTTTCAGAGATGATTCTGCATTCCAAGGATTCATGAAAGTTCCGTCCCCCCAAAACTTTACACATCAAAGAGGTGACTTCGATCCAAAAACTAGTAAAGCTCATAAAAGTGGCAAACCAGATTCCACTGAGAAATACAGCTCTGATGTCGCACTTCTGTCATATCAAAATCGCCGTAGCCCTGCTCATTACTCTCCTGAACGCAGTTATATGCTATCACCGCCACGACAAACTACATTGAAATCTGAAAACTATCTTCATAATTCTAAC CCACAACAGCATCAGAGAGGAGTGTCGGTGCCGAAATTTGGTGCATGGGATGAAAATGATCTAAAATCAGGTGAAGGTTTCACTATCATTTTTAGCAAAGTTAAAGAGGAGAAGCAGATGACTGCTGCAAGATTACCGGCAACTCCAACAGAGCCAAAATTTATTCCTGCAACACAACAAGAACACCGTAATTCTTCCTTTCTATCAAAG ATATGTTGCTGCTTTCAAGCTTAA